The Nitrosomonas sp. PY1 genomic sequence AACGATATGGAGTAAAGTTGTTGTGATGATGTGGGAAAATTTTCTGATCGCGATTGCATTAATGTTAATTTTAGAAGGAATACTGCCTTTTTTATCTCCGCACACTTGGCGGGAAGCATTTAGGAAAATGATTGAAATTAATGACAATCACATTCGATTTATTGGGCTAACTTCAATGCTGATTGGGGTAATGCTGCTACTCATCATCAGTTAATTTTTTATATTTTTTGGCGACAAGTAAGTTGAATCATGCGTAACTGGCTACTTCCAGAGTATATTGAAGACATTTTACCGGCTGAAGCGCATCGCATTGAGTTGATGCGGCGAGAGATTATCGATTTACTGTTTGTGCATGGTTATCAACAAGTAGTTCCTCCTTTATTAGAGTATATCGAATCCTTATTGTCAGGTAGTGGTAGCGATATGGATTTACGTATTTTTAAAGTGATTGATCAACTGAGTGGCCGTTTGATGGGATTGCGCGCCGATATGACACCGCAAGCAGCTCGTATAGATGCACATTTGTTGAACTGTGATGGGATAACACGCTTATGTTATGCCAGCAGTATTTTGCATACTATACCATTCGGAATAACGCAAACCCGAGAGCCTTTGCAAATTGGCGCTGAATTATATGGTCATTCTGGTTTGGAAAGTGATCTTGAAATTCAGCAATTGATGCTGCAATGTCTTTCTGTCGCTGGTATCGATCAAATTCATTTGGACTTGGGGCATGTCGGCGTGTTTCGCGGATTGATTAAGCGAGGCGGTGTATCGACAGAACTCGAAACTGAACTTTTTGCTGTTTTACAGGCAAAAGATATTCCTTCGTTGAAAGAATTGTCGAGCAAACTCAGAAAACCCACACGTGAAGCGTTGTTGCTATTGCCAGAGCTCTATGGCGATAAAAAGGTTTTGAGAGTGGCTGAGAAGCACCTGCCTGATTATCCAGAAGTGAGCAGGGCATTAGACGAACTTACCGTGATCGAGAGAGACTTGAAGGTATCGGTGGAGAAAATAGCTTTTGATTTGTCTGATTTGCGGGGTTATCACTATCATACAGGCATAGTGTTTGCGGCATATACATCTGGCAGTGCGAATGCGGTAGCTTTAGGGGGACGGTATGATGAGATCGGTAAGGCTTTTGGTCGAGCTAGGCCAGCAACTGGTTTTAGTATGGATTTGAGAGCGCTGTCTCGATTAAATAAACCGCAGCAGTATCCAAAAGGCATAAGGGCGCCTTTTGATGTGAATAATCAAGAATTGCAAGCTCAGATTGCGGCGTTGCGAAAATCAGGACAAATTGTAGTAGTCGATTTACCGGGAAATACCAAAGGTTTGGATGACTATGACAGGGAATTGGTTTTCAGTAAAGGTAAATGGATCATTAAAGAAATTTAATATTTCGCTAAGGGAATTAGAGATTTAGACATGACTAAAAATGTTGTGGTCATTGGTACGCAGTGGGGCGATGAAGGTAAAGGTAAAATTGTCGATTGGTTGACAGA encodes the following:
- a CDS encoding DUF2065 domain-containing protein yields the protein MWENFLIAIALMLILEGILPFLSPHTWREAFRKMIEINDNHIRFIGLTSMLIGVMLLLIIS
- a CDS encoding ATP phosphoribosyltransferase regulatory subunit, which encodes MRNWLLPEYIEDILPAEAHRIELMRREIIDLLFVHGYQQVVPPLLEYIESLLSGSGSDMDLRIFKVIDQLSGRLMGLRADMTPQAARIDAHLLNCDGITRLCYASSILHTIPFGITQTREPLQIGAELYGHSGLESDLEIQQLMLQCLSVAGIDQIHLDLGHVGVFRGLIKRGGVSTELETELFAVLQAKDIPSLKELSSKLRKPTREALLLLPELYGDKKVLRVAEKHLPDYPEVSRALDELTVIERDLKVSVEKIAFDLSDLRGYHYHTGIVFAAYTSGSANAVALGGRYDEIGKAFGRARPATGFSMDLRALSRLNKPQQYPKGIRAPFDVNNQELQAQIAALRKSGQIVVVDLPGNTKGLDDYDRELVFSKGKWIIKEI